A genomic window from Pseudonocardia broussonetiae includes:
- a CDS encoding nucleotide triphosphate diphosphatase NUDT15, which yields MAQVRVGVAAVVSDGTRWLVLRRAGAHGAGTWGLPGGHQEFGESPEDTAVREVAEETGLDVVADARLGFTDDPMPEIGRHYVTLFVRCRVVGGSARIAEPDKATALAWLTPEQLRARGDLFAPLRRFLDA from the coding sequence ATGGCGCAGGTGCGGGTGGGCGTGGCCGCGGTCGTCTCCGACGGCACGCGCTGGCTGGTGCTGCGCCGCGCCGGCGCGCACGGGGCCGGCACCTGGGGGCTGCCCGGCGGGCACCAGGAGTTCGGGGAGTCGCCGGAGGACACGGCCGTGCGGGAGGTGGCGGAGGAGACCGGGCTCGACGTCGTCGCCGACGCGCGGCTGGGGTTCACCGACGACCCGATGCCCGAGATCGGGCGGCACTACGTCACGTTGTTCGTGCGGTGCCGGGTCGTCGGCGGGTCGGCGCGGATCGCCGAGCCCGACAAGGCCACCGCCCTCGCCTGGCTCACGCCCGAGCAGCTGCGCGCCCGCGGCGACCTGTTCGCTCCGCTCCGCCGCTTCCTCGACGCCTGA
- a CDS encoding M18 family aminopeptidase, which produces MHPVDDLAQDLADFIVASPTPYHAVAEAVRRLTAAGFVEQPEAGPWADGPGGRYLVRDGTVLAWSVPEGAAPGTPMRIFAAHTDSPTLKVKPNPDVGAGGWRQVAVEVYGGALWNSWLDRDLGLAGRLALYDGSTVLVDVHRPLLRVPQLAIHLDRGVNSEGLHLDAQHHLLPIWGLGAPAEGDLLDFLAVEAGVDAGEVAAHDLVVHDVVPPARLGEEEELLAAPRLDNLASVHAGIGALLAAAGTPGVIPVFVGFDHEEIGSGSATGAAGPLLETVLTRLAGGFDARGAAFARSRCLSVDVTHAAHPNYLGHHDPGHRSVPNRGPALKVNANQRYATDAPGAAAWHRACRDAGVPTQVFVGKNTVPCGTTVGPILATRLGIRTVDVGIPVLSMHSARELCGVHDPGHLAAAATAFLVDPA; this is translated from the coding sequence ATGCACCCGGTGGACGATCTCGCGCAGGATCTCGCCGACTTCATCGTCGCCTCGCCGACGCCGTACCACGCGGTGGCCGAGGCGGTCCGCCGCCTGACGGCCGCCGGGTTCGTCGAGCAGCCGGAGGCCGGCCCCTGGGCCGACGGGCCGGGCGGGCGGTACCTGGTCCGCGACGGCACGGTGCTGGCGTGGTCGGTGCCCGAGGGTGCCGCGCCCGGCACGCCGATGCGGATCTTCGCCGCCCACACGGACTCCCCGACGCTGAAGGTCAAGCCGAACCCCGACGTGGGCGCGGGCGGGTGGCGGCAGGTCGCCGTCGAGGTCTACGGCGGGGCGCTGTGGAACTCCTGGCTCGACCGCGACCTGGGCCTCGCCGGGCGCCTCGCGCTCTACGACGGCTCGACCGTGCTCGTCGACGTCCACCGCCCGCTGCTGCGCGTGCCGCAGCTGGCGATCCACCTCGACCGCGGCGTCAACTCCGAGGGCCTGCACCTCGACGCCCAGCACCACCTGCTCCCGATCTGGGGCCTGGGCGCCCCCGCCGAGGGCGACCTGCTCGACTTCCTGGCCGTCGAGGCGGGCGTCGACGCCGGGGAGGTGGCGGCGCACGACCTCGTCGTCCACGACGTCGTCCCGCCCGCGCGCCTGGGCGAGGAGGAGGAGCTGCTCGCGGCGCCGCGGCTGGACAACCTCGCCTCGGTGCACGCCGGGATCGGCGCGCTGCTCGCCGCGGCCGGCACCCCGGGCGTCATCCCGGTGTTCGTCGGCTTCGACCACGAGGAGATCGGCAGCGGCTCGGCCACCGGCGCGGCGGGTCCGCTGCTGGAGACGGTCCTGACGCGGCTGGCCGGCGGCTTCGACGCCCGCGGCGCCGCGTTCGCCCGCTCGCGCTGCCTCTCGGTCGACGTCACCCACGCGGCGCACCCCAACTACCTCGGCCACCACGACCCGGGCCACCGCAGCGTGCCCAACCGCGGGCCCGCGCTGAAGGTCAACGCCAACCAGCGCTACGCCACCGACGCCCCCGGCGCGGCGGCCTGGCACCGCGCCTGCCGCGATGCCGGCGTGCCGACGCAGGTGTTCGTCGGCAAGAACACGGTGCCGTGCGGCACGACCGTCGGCCCGATCCTGGCGACGCGGCTCGGCATCCGGACCGTCGACGTCGGGATCCCGGTGCTGTCGATGCACTCCGCCCGCGAGCTGTGCGGCGTGCACGACCCCGGCCACCTCGCCGCCGCGGCCACGGCGTTCCTCGTCGATCCCGCCTGA
- a CDS encoding YciI family protein, with product MKHVLLYDLADDAMPLAQEHYPAHRTRLDDFHARGLLLMVGTFSDAPVGAMAVFTTREAVDEFMSDDPFLHHGVVGAHRVREWDEVLQP from the coding sequence ATGAAGCACGTGCTGCTCTACGACCTCGCCGACGACGCCATGCCGCTCGCGCAGGAGCACTACCCCGCACACCGCACGCGGCTCGACGACTTCCACGCCCGCGGTCTGCTGCTGATGGTCGGCACCTTCTCCGACGCCCCGGTGGGCGCCATGGCAGTGTTCACTACCCGGGAGGCCGTGGACGAGTTCATGTCCGACGACCCGTTCCTGCACCACGGGGTGGTCGGCGCGCACCGCGTCCGCGAGTGGGACGAGGTCCTGCAGCCGTAG
- a CDS encoding SRPBCC domain-containing protein has translation MTDRIEREIRIDAPIGRVFALVSEPGWWIEDGPERTVTREGDLTVVELPAHGMSFPVLPIAQDPPRYASFRSAYPGMEPVEGTSTLVEFTLTEQDGGTLLRVVESGYDALTVPCDTAGSIEGWEQELRAAKQRAERVLA, from the coding sequence ATGACCGACCGCATCGAACGGGAGATCCGGATCGACGCCCCGATCGGGCGCGTGTTCGCGCTGGTCAGCGAACCCGGCTGGTGGATCGAGGACGGGCCGGAGCGCACCGTGACGAGGGAGGGCGACCTGACGGTCGTCGAGCTCCCCGCGCACGGGATGAGCTTCCCCGTCCTGCCGATCGCCCAGGACCCGCCCCGCTACGCCTCCTTCCGCTCGGCCTATCCGGGGATGGAGCCGGTGGAGGGCACCTCGACGCTCGTGGAGTTCACGCTGACCGAGCAGGACGGTGGCACGCTGCTGCGCGTCGTCGAGAGCGGGTACGACGCGCTGACCGTCCCCTGCGACACCGCGGGCAGCATCGAGGGCTGGGAGCAGGAGCTGCGGGCGGCGAAGCAGCGGGCGGAGCGCGTCCTGGCATGA
- a CDS encoding GMC family oxidoreductase → MRDVVVVGGGSAGCALAGRLGPRALLLEAGPVAPLPELRDAASLVACTPGHPRNWAHPVLLRPGHAAVVPRGRGLGGSSAINGANWVRATRAEDWGPGWTWDDLLPHYERSESDPWHGTTGPVPVRRPSGALLHPAAERFLDAAQRLGFAAEPDKNAGGAPGAGLVPSNSVDGVRVSAAMAYRPGHVRGDAPVARVLFDGARARGVELESGEVVEAGEVVLAAGAVGTPRLLLRSGIGPGLGVDLPVGQGFSDHPSVYLPFADDDPPAHPHAPGSQVALNWDAGADPAGDVEVLAFVRPFAPGGPLHLMCALQHPDSRGELTLDRIEYRYLRTEHDRRRLRHAIRTAADLLRAGVGRRVGPGGDVLGNDRTLDAWIADHLTTSVHLCGTAAIGRVVDADLRVLGVEGLRVADTSVLPTVPRRGPSATAVAIGEKAATLLT, encoded by the coding sequence GTGCGGGACGTCGTGGTGGTCGGGGGCGGGTCCGCCGGCTGCGCGCTGGCCGGGCGGCTCGGCCCGCGGGCGCTGCTGCTCGAGGCCGGTCCGGTGGCCCCGCTCCCGGAGCTGCGCGACGCGGCCTCGCTCGTCGCCTGCACCCCCGGCCACCCCCGCAACTGGGCCCATCCCGTGCTCCTGCGGCCCGGGCACGCGGCCGTGGTGCCGCGGGGGAGGGGGCTGGGCGGGTCGAGCGCGATCAACGGCGCCAACTGGGTCCGCGCCACCCGCGCCGAGGACTGGGGACCCGGCTGGACCTGGGACGACCTGCTCCCGCACTACGAGCGCTCCGAGTCCGACCCGTGGCACGGGACGACCGGCCCGGTGCCGGTGCGGCGGCCCTCGGGTGCGCTGCTGCACCCGGCCGCGGAGCGGTTCCTCGACGCCGCGCAGCGGCTGGGCTTCGCGGCCGAGCCGGACAAGAACGCGGGCGGCGCCCCGGGGGCCGGGCTCGTGCCGAGCAACAGCGTCGACGGGGTCCGCGTCAGCGCGGCGATGGCCTACCGGCCCGGGCACGTCCGGGGGGACGCGCCCGTCGCCCGGGTGCTCTTCGACGGCGCGCGGGCGCGCGGCGTCGAGCTGGAGTCCGGCGAGGTCGTCGAGGCGGGGGAGGTGGTGCTGGCGGCCGGGGCGGTCGGCACGCCGCGGCTGCTGCTGCGCTCCGGGATCGGCCCCGGGCTGGGCGTGGACCTGCCGGTCGGGCAGGGCTTCTCCGACCACCCGTCGGTCTACCTCCCCTTCGCCGACGACGACCCGCCCGCGCACCCGCACGCCCCCGGCAGCCAGGTCGCGCTCAACTGGGACGCCGGCGCCGACCCGGCGGGCGACGTCGAGGTGCTGGCGTTCGTCCGGCCGTTCGCGCCCGGCGGTCCACTGCACCTGATGTGCGCGCTGCAGCACCCCGACAGCCGCGGCGAGCTGACGCTCGACCGCATCGAGTACCGCTACCTGCGCACCGAGCACGACCGCCGCCGCCTGCGCCACGCGATCCGCACCGCCGCCGACCTGCTCCGCGCCGGCGTCGGGCGCCGCGTCGGGCCGGGCGGTGACGTGCTGGGCAACGACCGCACGCTCGACGCCTGGATCGCCGACCACCTCACGACCTCGGTGCACCTGTGCGGCACCGCGGCGATCGGGCGGGTCGTCGACGCCGACCTGCGGGTGCTCGGCGTCGAGGGGCTGCGGGTGGCGGACACGTCGGTGCTGCCGACGGTCCCGCGGCGCGGCCCGTCGGCCACGGCGGTGGCGATCGGGGAGAAGGCGGCGACGCTGCTGACCTGA
- a CDS encoding ArsR/SmtB family transcription factor: MPEEERQESATDEALRALAEPRRRAILRLVAHDELPAGRIAEEFDVSRTAVSQHLGVLKAAGLLHERRDGTRRLYRARPEGLAGLQVFLDEMWATSLDTARRLVEAERGLLDEAPGSAVG; encoded by the coding sequence ATGCCGGAAGAGGAACGACAGGAGAGCGCCACCGACGAGGCGCTGCGGGCGCTCGCGGAGCCGCGGCGCCGGGCGATCCTGCGGCTCGTGGCGCACGACGAGCTGCCCGCGGGTCGCATCGCCGAGGAGTTCGACGTGAGCCGCACGGCGGTGAGCCAGCACCTCGGCGTCCTCAAGGCCGCCGGGCTGCTGCACGAGCGCCGCGACGGGACGCGTCGGCTGTACCGGGCGCGGCCCGAGGGGCTGGCCGGGCTGCAGGTGTTCCTCGACGAGATGTGGGCGACCTCGCTGGACACCGCGCGGCGCCTCGTCGAGGCCGAGCGGGGCCTCCTCGACGAGGCGCCGGGGAGCGCGGTCGGATGA
- a CDS encoding amidase translates to MPVHDTAREMARALRAREISARELVQAHLDRIEAVDGRVNAVVTRVPERALAEADRADARLAAGEPVGPLHGLPIAHKDTHLTAGVRTTFGSPLLADFVPDADELVVERIRGAGAITIGKTNVPEFAAGSHTFNPVFGTTANPYAPGRSAGGSSGGAAAALASGMHPLADGSDMGGSLRNPASFCNVVGLRPSPGRVPTHPAALPWATMAVQGPMARTVADAALLLSVLAGPDPRSPISLDEPGSVFAAPLDRDLTGLRVAWAPDLGGAVTVDPVVTAALAPAAEVFTRLGAHVEPACPDLTGADDVFRTLRAWQFAATMGPQRDRVKAALAANIDDGRRLTGDDLARAELARAALFHRVREFFTRYDVLLAPVSQVPPFDAALEHPTAIDGVPHPHYLDWMASAYLVSAAGLPALSVPAAFTPDGLPVGLQVVGPPRADLLVLQVGHAFEGATQVGLRRPEL, encoded by the coding sequence GTGCCCGTCCACGACACCGCGCGGGAGATGGCGCGCGCCCTGCGCGCCCGCGAGATCTCCGCGCGCGAGCTGGTGCAGGCCCACCTCGACCGGATCGAGGCCGTCGACGGGCGGGTGAACGCCGTCGTCACGCGCGTGCCGGAACGGGCGCTCGCCGAGGCCGACCGCGCCGACGCCCGCCTCGCCGCCGGGGAGCCGGTCGGTCCGCTGCACGGGTTGCCGATCGCGCACAAGGACACCCACCTGACGGCCGGCGTCCGCACGACGTTCGGCTCGCCGCTGCTCGCCGACTTCGTCCCCGACGCCGACGAGCTGGTCGTCGAGCGGATCCGCGGGGCCGGGGCGATCACGATCGGCAAGACCAACGTGCCCGAGTTCGCGGCGGGCTCGCACACGTTCAACCCGGTGTTCGGCACGACCGCCAACCCCTACGCCCCCGGCCGCAGCGCGGGCGGCAGCAGCGGCGGCGCGGCGGCCGCGCTGGCGTCCGGGATGCACCCGCTGGCCGACGGCTCCGACATGGGCGGCTCGCTGCGCAACCCGGCGTCGTTCTGCAACGTCGTCGGGCTGCGACCCTCCCCCGGCCGCGTCCCGACGCACCCGGCGGCCCTGCCGTGGGCGACGATGGCCGTGCAGGGGCCGATGGCGCGGACGGTGGCCGACGCCGCGCTGCTGCTGTCGGTGCTCGCCGGGCCGGACCCGCGCTCCCCGATCTCCCTCGACGAGCCGGGGTCGGTGTTCGCCGCCCCGCTCGACCGCGACCTCACCGGCCTGCGCGTCGCCTGGGCCCCGGACCTCGGCGGCGCCGTCACCGTCGACCCGGTGGTGACGGCCGCGCTCGCCCCGGCCGCGGAGGTGTTCACGCGCCTGGGCGCGCACGTCGAGCCCGCCTGTCCCGACCTCACCGGCGCCGACGACGTCTTCCGCACCCTGCGCGCCTGGCAGTTCGCCGCCACGATGGGCCCGCAGCGCGACCGGGTGAAGGCCGCGCTGGCCGCCAACATCGACGACGGCCGGCGCCTCACCGGCGACGACCTCGCCCGCGCCGAGCTCGCCCGCGCCGCCCTCTTCCACCGCGTCCGGGAGTTCTTCACCCGCTACGACGTGCTGCTGGCACCGGTCTCGCAGGTGCCGCCGTTCGACGCGGCGCTGGAGCACCCCACCGCGATCGACGGCGTCCCGCACCCGCACTACCTCGACTGGATGGCTTCGGCCTACCTGGTCTCGGCCGCGGGACTGCCCGCGCTGTCGGTGCCGGCCGCCTTCACCCCCGACGGGCTGCCGGTCGGGCTGCAGGTCGTCGGCCCGCCGCGCGCCGACCTGCTGGTGCTGCAGGTCGGGCACGCGTTCGAGGGCGCCACCCAGGTCGGGCTGCGCCGACCGGAGCTCTAA
- a CDS encoding ArsR/SmtB family transcription factor, giving the protein MIDAQVGDVLTALADPTRRLLLDALADAGQASATVLATGLPVSRQAVVKHLQVLEAAGLVTGARSGREVRYRVERAPLDASARWLTELAATWDRRLLAVKRAAESGGSPR; this is encoded by the coding sequence ATGATCGACGCGCAGGTCGGCGACGTCCTCACGGCGCTCGCCGACCCGACCCGCCGGCTGCTGCTCGACGCGCTGGCCGACGCCGGACAGGCAAGCGCCACCGTGCTCGCGACCGGGCTGCCGGTGTCGCGCCAGGCCGTCGTCAAGCACCTGCAGGTGCTGGAGGCGGCCGGGCTCGTCACCGGCGCCCGGAGCGGCCGCGAGGTGCGCTACCGCGTCGAGCGCGCTCCGCTCGACGCCTCGGCCCGCTGGCTGACCGAGCTCGCCGCCACGTGGGACCGCAGGCTCCTCGCCGTCAAGCGGGCCGCGGAGTCCGGCGGCTCGCCGCGCTGA
- a CDS encoding class I SAM-dependent methyltransferase, with product MTETDMFSRAAWEERYGSRGMWSGQPNAQLVAEVADLPPGRALDAGCGEGADAVWLAGQGWRVTAVDFSEVALGRARERSAGLDVEWRRADLTAWTPELGAYDLVSAQFVHLPTLVEMYARLATGVAPGGTLLLVGHDPTDDAGHHRPQIPGMFFTADEAAGLLDPRDWDVVVAGTRERQAHGHEGAHLTVRDVVVVARRR from the coding sequence ATGACGGAGACGGACATGTTCAGCCGGGCGGCCTGGGAGGAGCGCTACGGCTCCCGCGGGATGTGGAGCGGGCAGCCCAACGCGCAGCTCGTCGCCGAGGTCGCGGACCTGCCGCCCGGTCGCGCGCTCGACGCCGGGTGCGGCGAGGGCGCCGACGCGGTGTGGCTGGCCGGGCAGGGCTGGCGGGTCACGGCCGTCGACTTCTCGGAGGTCGCGCTGGGCCGCGCGCGGGAGCGGTCGGCCGGTCTCGACGTCGAGTGGCGCCGGGCCGACCTCACCGCCTGGACGCCGGAGCTGGGCGCCTACGACCTGGTCAGCGCCCAGTTCGTGCACCTGCCGACGCTGGTCGAGATGTACGCCCGGCTCGCCACCGGCGTGGCCCCGGGCGGCACCCTGCTGCTCGTCGGTCACGACCCCACCGACGACGCCGGCCACCACCGCCCGCAGATCCCCGGGATGTTCTTCACCGCCGACGAGGCCGCCGGCCTGCTCGACCCGCGCGACTGGGACGTCGTCGTCGCCGGCACCCGGGAGCGGCAGGCGCACGGTCACGAGGGGGCGCACCTGACCGTGCGCGACGTCGTGGTGGTCGCGAGGCGCCGTTAG
- a CDS encoding response regulator has product MDEPLRILVASPLALIIEPALAGRFPAGTVTVAQDREQVVGAVRGRLRHDIVISDLMWNSADEFSFDGLDVLGILRDADRPAPVVMATQGHGAEQDHLEEVLAHEEVRGVYRKSSGPQALFEIVREVAGGAGAGGAPIVRPPLDLPAVPHLHEWFSRGRGRTAARMAGAIASGRAVSHATLAEAANVRYDTAAKVGREYLGELIWRRGEHVEPTVPASVVYRWCGEHARYILSWCRRNGHADVATRVIGRR; this is encoded by the coding sequence GTGGACGAGCCCCTGCGCATCCTGGTGGCGTCCCCGCTCGCGCTGATCATCGAGCCCGCGCTGGCCGGGCGGTTCCCGGCGGGCACCGTGACCGTCGCCCAGGACCGGGAGCAGGTCGTCGGCGCGGTCCGCGGGCGGCTGCGGCACGACATCGTCATCTCCGACCTCATGTGGAACTCCGCGGACGAGTTCTCCTTCGACGGCCTCGACGTGCTGGGCATCCTCCGCGACGCCGACCGACCCGCACCCGTCGTCATGGCGACCCAGGGCCACGGGGCCGAGCAGGACCACCTCGAGGAGGTGCTGGCGCACGAGGAGGTCCGCGGGGTCTACCGGAAGTCGTCCGGGCCGCAGGCGCTGTTCGAGATCGTCCGCGAGGTGGCCGGCGGGGCCGGGGCGGGCGGGGCGCCGATCGTCCGCCCCCCGCTGGACCTGCCCGCGGTCCCGCACCTGCACGAGTGGTTCTCCCGGGGCCGGGGGCGCACGGCGGCCCGGATGGCGGGGGCGATCGCGTCCGGCCGGGCCGTCAGCCACGCGACGCTCGCCGAGGCCGCGAACGTCCGCTACGACACGGCGGCGAAGGTCGGCCGCGAGTACCTCGGCGAGCTGATCTGGAGGCGCGGCGAGCACGTCGAGCCGACGGTGCCCGCCTCGGTGGTCTACCGCTGGTGCGGCGAGCACGCCCGCTACATCCTGAGCTGGTGCCGCCGCAACGGGCACGCGGACGTTGCCACGCGGGTGATCGGGAGGCGATGA
- a CDS encoding MFS transporter, protein MLGWAMLADTVALYPLYALLFADTGLSDAEISLLLAVWSIVGIVAEVPTGAVADRFSRRSCLVAAGVLQAAGFACWTAAPGFAAFAAGFVLWGLGGVLASGAQEALLYDGLVAAGAREHYAAVNGRVGAAELVAQVPAAGLATLLFPLGGFVLVGWVSVATCLAAAVVASTIPEAPRTGDDDEDDGLGYLATLRAGLRIAASRPGVPGVVVAAALVTSIDAIEEYFPLIVAAWGVPVALVPVADLPIVLGGVVGAGLAGRAAGLSNGWLAALLAASVLLFAGAGLVGQPVAIVGVALFYGGYRAVLAVTDARLQDRIDSSSRATVTSVAGMGSDVATIGLYALWALGGITAVAGLGLLLAVLLPVLLRVRVRR, encoded by the coding sequence ATGCTCGGCTGGGCGATGCTGGCCGACACCGTCGCCCTCTACCCGCTCTACGCCCTGCTGTTCGCCGACACCGGGCTGTCCGACGCCGAGATCTCGCTGCTGCTCGCGGTCTGGTCGATCGTCGGGATCGTCGCCGAGGTGCCGACGGGTGCGGTCGCCGACCGCTTCTCCCGCCGCAGCTGCCTCGTCGCGGCCGGCGTGCTGCAGGCGGCCGGGTTCGCGTGCTGGACCGCCGCGCCCGGGTTCGCCGCGTTCGCCGCGGGCTTCGTCCTGTGGGGGCTGGGCGGGGTGCTCGCGTCCGGCGCGCAGGAGGCCCTCCTCTACGACGGGCTCGTCGCGGCCGGTGCGCGCGAGCACTACGCCGCGGTCAACGGGCGGGTCGGCGCGGCCGAGCTGGTCGCGCAGGTCCCGGCGGCGGGCCTGGCGACGCTGCTGTTCCCGCTCGGCGGCTTCGTCCTCGTCGGCTGGGTGAGCGTGGCGACCTGCCTCGCCGCCGCGGTCGTGGCGTCGACGATCCCGGAGGCGCCGCGCACCGGTGACGACGACGAGGACGACGGGCTCGGCTACCTCGCCACGCTGCGCGCCGGGCTGCGCATCGCGGCCTCGCGCCCGGGCGTGCCCGGGGTGGTGGTCGCGGCCGCGCTGGTCACGAGCATCGACGCGATCGAGGAGTACTTCCCGCTGATCGTCGCGGCGTGGGGGGTGCCGGTCGCGCTCGTGCCCGTGGCCGACCTGCCGATCGTGCTCGGCGGCGTCGTCGGGGCGGGCCTCGCCGGTCGCGCGGCCGGGTTGAGCAACGGGTGGCTCGCGGCGCTGCTGGCGGCGTCGGTGCTGCTGTTCGCCGGGGCCGGGCTGGTGGGGCAGCCGGTCGCGATCGTCGGGGTCGCGCTGTTCTACGGCGGCTACCGCGCGGTCCTCGCCGTCACCGACGCGCGGCTGCAGGACCGCATCGACTCGTCGTCGCGGGCCACCGTCACGTCGGTCGCGGGGATGGGTTCGGACGTCGCGACGATCGGGCTCTACGCGCTGTGGGCGCTCGGCGGGATCACCGCGGTGGCCGGGCTCGGCCTGCTGCTCGCGGTGCTGCTGCCGGTGCTGCTGCGCGTGCGGGTCAGGCGCTGA
- a CDS encoding LysR family transcriptional regulator, whose protein sequence is MDTRRLELLVALARLGSMREVADELGVTTSTVSQQIAALAREAGTALLEPVGRRVRLTPAGRRLADHGVTILAAVEAARADLDPDAEPAGSVRVAGFATAIRRSLVPLLASLRSTRVQMLIAEHEPAEALDLLADDAVDLALVYDYALAPRTVDDRFEATPLWTARWGLAVPADSAHEDGTAHAVVARHRHDDWIVNSRNDADERVVAALAAHSGSAPRIVHRADSLDLVQDLVAAGLGVGLLAESVTVRPGVRLLPLREPDVLLRAFAVVRRGRAAWAPLALVAGRLTSTVDTNGSRR, encoded by the coding sequence ATGGATACGCGCCGCTTGGAGCTCCTCGTGGCCCTGGCCCGTCTCGGCTCGATGCGCGAGGTGGCCGACGAGCTCGGCGTCACGACGTCGACGGTCTCGCAGCAGATCGCCGCGCTCGCCCGGGAGGCCGGCACGGCGCTGCTGGAGCCGGTCGGGCGACGGGTCCGGCTCACCCCCGCCGGCCGGCGGCTCGCCGACCACGGCGTCACGATCCTGGCCGCGGTCGAGGCGGCGCGGGCCGACCTCGACCCGGACGCGGAGCCCGCGGGCTCGGTGCGGGTCGCCGGCTTCGCCACGGCGATCCGGCGCTCCCTGGTGCCGCTGCTGGCCTCGCTGCGGAGCACGCGGGTGCAGATGCTGATCGCCGAGCACGAGCCGGCCGAGGCGCTGGACCTGCTCGCCGACGACGCCGTCGACCTCGCCCTCGTCTACGACTACGCCCTCGCCCCGCGCACCGTCGACGACCGCTTCGAGGCCACCCCGCTGTGGACCGCCCGCTGGGGCCTCGCGGTGCCTGCCGACTCGGCCCACGAGGACGGCACCGCCCACGCCGTCGTCGCCCGCCACCGGCACGACGACTGGATCGTCAACTCCCGCAACGACGCCGACGAGCGGGTGGTCGCCGCCCTGGCCGCGCACTCCGGGTCCGCGCCGCGGATCGTGCACCGCGCCGACAGCCTCGACCTCGTGCAGGACCTCGTCGCGGCCGGGCTCGGGGTGGGCCTGCTGGCCGAGTCCGTGACGGTGCGGCCGGGCGTGCGGCTGCTCCCGCTGCGCGAGCCGGACGTCCTGCTGCGCGCGTTCGCCGTCGTCCGCCGGGGCCGGGCGGCGTGGGCGCCGCTGGCGCTGGTCGCGGGGCGGCTCACTTCGACAGTGGACACTAACGGAAGTAGGCGCTAA
- a CDS encoding oxygenase MpaB family protein: MTTALVEEDLGLFGPDSVTWRVHIEPVMWVAGFRALLLQSLEPRVMRGTYQNSALFDPAKAWSRFQRTVEFVGTRTFGSTAEVERVAARVRTLHATLRGFDPDTGETFRLDEPENLLWVHATEVGSYAHIAQRAGLIDGAGADRYLAESVRAARVIGLIDAPASRAEMDAYIERRRPDMRMTDEARRATMNLFAPKGRAPRAVKIAVPTIATLALGTLPRWARRCYGLPGLPTTDLGVTLGLRALRTATGVLPDVPAPPNIERARRLVRGLSA, translated from the coding sequence ATGACCACAGCGCTCGTCGAGGAGGACCTCGGCCTCTTCGGTCCCGACTCCGTCACCTGGCGGGTGCACATCGAACCGGTGATGTGGGTGGCCGGGTTCCGGGCGCTGCTGCTGCAGTCGCTGGAGCCTCGGGTGATGCGCGGGACCTACCAGAACTCGGCGCTGTTCGACCCGGCGAAGGCGTGGTCGCGGTTCCAGCGCACGGTGGAGTTCGTGGGCACGCGGACGTTCGGGTCCACCGCCGAGGTCGAGCGCGTCGCCGCCCGCGTCCGCACGCTCCACGCGACCCTGCGCGGCTTCGACCCCGACACCGGCGAGACCTTCCGCCTCGACGAGCCCGAGAACCTGCTCTGGGTGCACGCCACGGAGGTCGGGTCGTACGCGCACATCGCGCAGCGCGCCGGGCTGATCGACGGGGCGGGGGCCGACCGGTACCTGGCCGAGAGCGTCCGCGCGGCGCGCGTGATCGGCCTGATCGACGCCCCGGCGTCGCGTGCGGAGATGGACGCCTACATCGAGCGCCGCCGCCCCGACATGCGGATGACCGACGAGGCCCGGCGCGCCACGATGAACCTGTTCGCGCCGAAGGGCCGCGCCCCGCGCGCGGTGAAGATCGCGGTCCCGACGATCGCCACCCTCGCGCTCGGCACGCTGCCCCGCTGGGCCCGCCGCTGCTACGGGCTGCCCGGCCTGCCCACCACCGACCTGGGCGTCACGCTCGGGCTGCGCGCCCTGCGCACGGCTACCGGCGTGCTCCCCGACGTGCCGGCCCCGCCGAACATCGAGCGGGCGCGGCGCCTGGTCCGCGGCCTCAGCGCCTGA
- a CDS encoding SRPBCC domain-containing protein has protein sequence MSAAEQTTRAAGAVPHRPPIRRATLVRSDVDHTFDVFVRTIGAWWPVRPYSVGGERVRDVTLEPLLGGRLVETWADGTVVEWGRVLAWEPPHALVLSWDCTPATTEVELRFAALGPALTRVSVEHRGWEALSEQQLGQDCAQPGGYAAGSFATGWSTILAALAAAADHEHDHHTDTDTGQGTDTR, from the coding sequence ATGAGCGCCGCGGAGCAGACGACGAGGGCGGCGGGCGCGGTGCCGCACCGCCCCCCGATCCGCCGGGCCACGCTGGTGCGCTCCGACGTCGACCACACCTTCGACGTCTTCGTCCGCACCATCGGTGCCTGGTGGCCGGTGCGGCCCTACTCCGTCGGGGGCGAGCGCGTCCGCGACGTCACCCTCGAACCGCTCCTCGGCGGCCGCCTGGTCGAGACCTGGGCCGACGGCACCGTCGTCGAGTGGGGCCGGGTGCTGGCCTGGGAGCCGCCGCACGCACTCGTCCTGAGCTGGGACTGCACGCCGGCCACCACGGAGGTCGAGCTGCGCTTCGCGGCACTCGGCCCGGCGCTGACGCGCGTCTCCGTCGAGCACCGCGGCTGGGAGGCGCTCTCCGAGCAGCAGCTCGGCCAGGACTGCGCGCAGCCCGGCGGGTACGCCGCCGGCAGCTTCGCGACCGGCTGGAGCACGATCCTCGCCGCGCTCGCCGCGGCGGCCGACCACGAGCACGACCACCACACCGACACCGACACCGGACAGGGGACGGACACCCGATGA